The following are encoded in a window of Halodesulfovibrio sp. genomic DNA:
- a CDS encoding SpoIIE family protein phosphatase produces the protein MARKKLTFFHRLSLRWKLFLTLFLFSVLPICGTLVTVERLETDIKEYLYESTRNDLVTEASQSIEKIAVNSASDLENSERMRSLIVEVVALAAQYFLNMQPVDGEDILYSDQIDPSIPYPEDLVVDPKHAPTREHIVKYGTDIGKYISYGKLGFSLPWKEPEKAVAIRQAKQLVRLAPLFKALKKSYGDVLYNLYIGMQSGLFLYYPAHAGLPESYDPRERIWYRLALEEKGIVWRAPLRGASTGRLLFTVSAPLFNEAKEIVGVVGLDILMEQGLTGGNVTAVWSKNARLILAEEADDKGTGSAGLRMIAHTYTHRENRTRYSWVMGRGDKQWIKFENTEAKAKFMNAIASGTSGTLRMRWDGEDSLVAWAPFKRNSYFIAIVPEKDVMHLTNQILAYLHWASSAQQRIVEIAVVVIIFLTFLFAMYASQTISKPMNLMIEAFRELAKGNFSARVDFKTGDERDTLVDTFNTIGPQLEHLVETQQALDVAHEIQENLLPSTDPKLPGWQISGAIRYCDQTGGDYYDYYMTACEGVPVLSVVVGDVSGHGVASALLMTTARALLRVHTECTRISAAKRISQVNNLLVQDVHGTGQFMTLFYLEIIGHSNKLCWVRAGHDPAIVYSPEEDEFTELRGNGLPLGVLSRFEYEQSEIELTQEGTVILLGTDGIWEARKGGNGELYGKDRVRELIREHASESAEDIRNRLLDAVEAWQKNVPNADDVTLVVLKKDKHIHTGCKDVAVCNLDFFMKKEG, from the coding sequence ATGGCTCGAAAAAAATTAACCTTCTTTCATAGATTATCTCTGCGGTGGAAACTGTTCCTCACACTGTTTTTGTTCAGTGTGCTGCCTATTTGCGGCACTTTGGTCACTGTTGAACGACTTGAAACTGATATTAAAGAGTATCTATACGAAAGTACCCGCAATGACCTTGTGACAGAAGCAAGTCAGTCTATAGAAAAAATTGCGGTCAACTCTGCTTCTGACCTTGAAAACAGTGAACGCATGCGAAGTCTCATTGTTGAGGTTGTGGCGCTTGCGGCTCAATATTTTCTGAATATGCAGCCAGTAGATGGAGAAGACATTCTCTATTCAGATCAGATTGACCCTTCAATTCCGTATCCGGAAGATTTAGTCGTTGATCCGAAGCATGCCCCTACTCGTGAGCATATTGTCAAATATGGCACAGATATAGGGAAGTATATTTCTTATGGGAAGCTAGGCTTTTCTCTGCCGTGGAAAGAGCCGGAAAAGGCTGTTGCCATAAGGCAGGCAAAGCAACTGGTTCGGTTGGCTCCCCTTTTTAAGGCGTTGAAAAAATCATACGGAGATGTGCTGTATAATTTGTATATCGGTATGCAATCCGGTTTATTTCTTTATTATCCAGCACATGCCGGATTGCCCGAAAGCTACGATCCTCGCGAAAGGATATGGTATCGGTTGGCTCTTGAGGAAAAAGGCATAGTGTGGCGTGCCCCTTTGCGTGGAGCTTCAACTGGGCGGTTGCTTTTTACGGTGTCTGCACCGTTATTTAATGAAGCAAAAGAAATTGTTGGTGTTGTTGGCTTAGATATTCTGATGGAGCAAGGACTTACTGGTGGTAATGTTACCGCCGTATGGTCTAAGAATGCGCGGCTGATTCTTGCAGAGGAAGCTGATGACAAGGGAACTGGTAGTGCAGGGCTGCGTATGATTGCTCATACTTATACGCATAGAGAGAATCGAACGCGGTATAGCTGGGTGATGGGACGCGGTGATAAGCAATGGATAAAATTCGAAAATACGGAAGCCAAAGCAAAATTCATGAATGCTATAGCCTCCGGAACGTCCGGCACGTTGCGAATGCGGTGGGATGGGGAGGATAGTCTTGTCGCATGGGCACCATTTAAGCGGAACAGCTATTTCATTGCAATTGTACCGGAAAAAGATGTGATGCATCTTACCAATCAGATATTGGCGTATTTACATTGGGCAAGCTCCGCCCAGCAGCGCATTGTTGAAATTGCTGTTGTCGTTATCATATTCTTAACATTTCTTTTTGCCATGTATGCCAGCCAGACTATTTCTAAGCCGATGAATTTGATGATTGAGGCATTCAGAGAGTTGGCAAAGGGTAACTTTAGTGCGCGGGTTGATTTTAAAACTGGTGATGAGCGCGACACACTTGTGGACACCTTTAACACAATTGGTCCACAGCTAGAGCATTTGGTGGAGACGCAACAGGCGCTGGATGTTGCCCATGAAATTCAAGAAAATTTACTTCCTTCGACAGACCCTAAGTTACCGGGGTGGCAGATTTCCGGTGCTATTCGATATTGCGATCAAACAGGTGGCGACTACTACGACTACTATATGACTGCGTGTGAAGGCGTGCCGGTTCTTTCTGTGGTTGTCGGCGATGTCTCAGGGCACGGTGTTGCGTCTGCATTACTTATGACAACAGCTCGTGCGTTGCTGAGAGTGCACACAGAATGTACCCGCATTAGCGCAGCCAAAAGGATATCACAGGTAAATAATTTGCTGGTGCAGGATGTTCATGGCACCGGTCAGTTTATGACATTGTTTTATCTAGAAATTATAGGACATAGCAACAAGCTTTGCTGGGTTCGGGCAGGGCATGACCCCGCCATTGTGTATTCGCCTGAAGAGGACGAATTTACAGAGCTGCGGGGGAACGGTTTGCCACTAGGAGTTCTTTCACGTTTTGAATATGAGCAAAGTGAAATTGAACTTACACAGGAAGGCACGGTAATACTGCTGGGAACAGACGGAATATGGGAAGCACGTAAAGGTGGCAACGGGGAGTTATACGGTAAGGATCGGGTTCGCGAACTGATACGTGAACACGCTTCAGAATCTGCCGAAGACATACGGAACCGCCTTCTTGATGCTGTAGAGGCATGGCAAAAAAATGTTCCGAACGCGGATGATGTAACATTAGTTGTGTTGAAAAAGGATAAACATATACATACCGGTTGTAAGGACGTTGCCGTTTGTAATCTTGATTTCTTTATGAAGAAAGAGGGATAA